In Opitutus sp. ER46, one DNA window encodes the following:
- a CDS encoding glycoside hydrolase family 31 protein, which translates to MMSLASRPSLRSLRLSTAALLCMLGASVCLGTPAAAASTDLAAADPAAIVATGNARFTVLTPQLIRLEWSPTRAFEDRASLAFIQRRLPVPKFTVTRDGDATVLRTDALTLRYAPAAGSDGRFAADNLTITFRVAQREATWQPGQPATGNLLGTTRTLDGARGGKTKEPIGEGVISRDGWVLVDDSTRPLFDSADFSFKAGEKSPWPWVQPRPEGDRQDWYFFGHGHDYRAALADFTRVAGKIPLPPRFAFGAWWSRYWAYSDQELLELARGFRANDVPLDVFVIDMDWHLTFPDRAGEKDASGHRLGWSGYSWNRALFPEPERFLRQLREEGLKLTLNLHPASGVQPWEDAYAEMARAMGIDPATKAYVPFDLTNPKFARNYMSLLHHPLERQGIDFWWLDWQQEHRTALAGVNPTWWLNYVHFTDQQRQGKRPLLFHRWGGLGNHRFQIGFSGDTISVWESLAYQPWFTATAANVGYAYWSHDIGGHMPGKVDPELYLRWIQFGVFSPILRTHTTKNADSERRIWAYPEPYSSLMRQAFHLRYSLIPYLYTEARRTYDEGVAFLRPLYYDWPEADEAYAAKGEYLFGHQLLVAPVTAPVDAATGLAAHTVWLPEGEWFEWPTGRQFRGPAQVARAFGISEIPVYARAGAIIPQQPPMRHTGEKPVDPLILTVFPLRDGQESTYRLYEDDGHAEDYQHGVCRWTPITAAQRGDELVVRVAAVEGQVPALPPKRAYELRLPADWPPVAVTCNGQPLAFTAAATAAGWRFEGNTLSTIVRTPPLAVTDTVEVRVARAPGQAARRARLEGFAGRMTRLRAAYDALLSDHPHLYSPDVLTAAMQTGRRLDFNPGTAEAEIAGLPAACSAAHAWIKERADQAARPDAELRAYLKIKPSVPSEEAAAQLARFRAAITLAKAQLDALRSDHP; encoded by the coding sequence ATGATGTCACTCGCCTCCCGCCCGTCGCTTCGGTCGTTGCGCCTGAGCACCGCCGCCCTGCTGTGCATGCTCGGAGCCAGCGTCTGTCTCGGCACCCCCGCGGCCGCTGCCAGCACCGATCTCGCCGCCGCCGACCCCGCGGCGATCGTCGCGACCGGCAACGCGCGGTTTACCGTCCTCACGCCCCAGCTGATCCGGCTCGAGTGGTCGCCCACGCGCGCCTTCGAGGACCGCGCTTCGCTCGCGTTCATCCAGCGGCGGCTCCCGGTGCCGAAGTTCACCGTCACCCGCGACGGCGACGCCACGGTGCTGCGCACCGACGCGTTGACCCTGCGCTACGCGCCGGCGGCCGGCAGTGACGGCCGGTTCGCGGCGGACAACCTCACAATCACCTTCCGCGTCGCCCAGCGCGAAGCCACCTGGCAGCCCGGCCAGCCCGCCACCGGCAACCTGCTCGGCACCACCCGGACGCTCGACGGCGCGCGCGGCGGCAAAACCAAGGAGCCGATTGGTGAAGGCGTGATCTCCCGCGACGGTTGGGTCCTCGTCGACGACTCGACCCGCCCGCTATTTGACTCAGCCGACTTCAGCTTCAAGGCCGGCGAGAAAAGCCCATGGCCGTGGGTGCAGCCGCGGCCCGAGGGCGACCGGCAGGACTGGTACTTCTTCGGCCACGGACACGATTACCGCGCCGCGCTCGCCGACTTCACCCGGGTGGCGGGCAAGATCCCGCTGCCGCCGCGCTTCGCCTTTGGCGCGTGGTGGTCGCGGTATTGGGCGTACAGCGACCAGGAACTCCTCGAGCTCGCCCGCGGCTTCCGCGCCAACGACGTGCCCCTCGACGTGTTCGTGATCGACATGGACTGGCACCTCACCTTCCCGGACCGGGCCGGCGAGAAGGACGCCTCCGGCCATCGCCTCGGCTGGAGCGGCTACAGCTGGAACCGCGCGCTCTTTCCCGAACCGGAGCGGTTCCTGCGTCAGCTGCGCGAGGAGGGGCTCAAGCTCACGCTCAACCTCCACCCCGCGTCCGGTGTCCAGCCGTGGGAGGACGCATACGCGGAGATGGCCCGCGCCATGGGCATCGATCCCGCGACCAAGGCGTATGTGCCCTTTGACCTGACGAACCCGAAGTTCGCCCGGAACTACATGAGCCTCCTGCACCACCCGCTGGAACGGCAGGGCATCGATTTCTGGTGGCTCGACTGGCAGCAAGAGCACCGCACCGCGCTGGCCGGCGTGAATCCGACCTGGTGGCTCAACTACGTGCACTTCACCGACCAGCAGCGGCAGGGGAAACGCCCGCTGCTCTTCCACCGCTGGGGCGGTCTGGGCAACCACCGGTTCCAGATCGGCTTTTCGGGCGACACCATCTCGGTCTGGGAGTCGCTCGCGTATCAGCCCTGGTTCACCGCCACCGCGGCCAACGTCGGCTACGCCTACTGGAGCCATGACATCGGCGGGCACATGCCCGGCAAGGTCGATCCCGAGCTCTACCTGCGCTGGATTCAGTTCGGCGTGTTCAGCCCGATCCTGCGCACGCACACCACGAAGAACGCCGACTCCGAGCGCCGCATCTGGGCGTATCCGGAACCCTATTCCAGCTTGATGCGGCAGGCGTTCCACCTGCGGTATTCGCTGATTCCCTACCTCTACACCGAGGCGCGGCGGACCTACGACGAGGGCGTCGCATTCCTCCGGCCGCTCTATTACGACTGGCCCGAAGCCGACGAAGCCTACGCCGCCAAGGGCGAATACCTCTTTGGCCACCAGCTGCTCGTGGCGCCGGTCACCGCGCCCGTCGACGCCGCCACCGGCCTGGCCGCGCACACCGTCTGGCTCCCGGAGGGCGAGTGGTTCGAGTGGCCCACCGGCCGCCAGTTCCGCGGCCCCGCGCAGGTGGCCCGCGCATTCGGCATCAGCGAGATTCCCGTCTACGCCCGCGCCGGCGCGATCATCCCGCAACAACCGCCCATGCGCCACACCGGCGAGAAGCCGGTCGATCCGCTGATCCTGACGGTCTTCCCGCTCCGCGACGGCCAGGAGAGCACGTATCGACTCTATGAGGACGACGGCCACGCCGAGGACTACCAGCACGGCGTCTGCCGCTGGACCCCCATCACGGCGGCGCAGCGGGGCGACGAGCTGGTCGTGCGCGTCGCGGCCGTCGAGGGCCAGGTACCTGCGCTCCCGCCAAAACGCGCCTACGAACTCCGGCTCCCGGCCGACTGGCCGCCCGTGGCGGTGACCTGCAACGGCCAGCCGCTCGCATTCACCGCCGCCGCCACCGCCGCCGGCTGGCGCTTCGAGGGCAACACGCTTTCGACCATCGTGCGCACGCCCCCGCTCGCCGTGACCGACACGGTGGAGGTACGCGTGGCCCGCGCACCAGGTCAGGCCGCGCGCCGGGCCCGACTCGAGGGCTTTGCCGGGCGGATGACGCGCCTGCGCGCCGCCTACGACGCCCTGCTGAGCGACCATCCCCACCTGTATTCGCCCGACGTCTTGACGGCGGCGATGCAGACGGGACGCCGGCTCGACTTCAACCCGGGTACTGCCGAGGCGGAGATCGCGGGCCTGCCCGCCGCCTGCTCCGCCGCCCACGCGTGGATCAAGGAGCGCGCGGACCAAGCCGCGCGGCCCGACGCCGAACTGCGCGCCTACCTGAAGATCAAGCCGTCGGTTCCATCCGAGGAAGCCGCGGCGCAACTCGCCCGATTCCGCGCGGCGATCACGCTGGCCAAGGCGCAGTTGGATGCGCTGCGCAGCGATCATCCATAG